The nucleotide window cgTTATAGTATTTAATCTTATCATAACTGCTGTTTTTATAATAACCATAAATAACCCTAACTCgattgttaattaattaaatatagtATAATTTAAAAAGGACTGAATTATAACCTTAAATAATTGAGTTAAAATTCAACTCTTTTCTAAATACTTTATATCGAAAACCTAAACGTATTAGACGGCCAGCACCAGCCCGGTCTTGTGTTTAGGAGGTGGGCATGAGATCCATCAAAGTCCAATATGAAACAGATGATGTTTCGGTGAAATCCATATCTGAGTTAGCCCATGGAATATCCAAAATCCCATTTTTGCTGTTGTCCCCAAACCcaaacccccccccccccccttttttcttttttttgttccttttggACCCCTAGTAAATCACCCCAGTGAGTGAGGCAATCTGAGTGAGAAGAAAGACGATGTTAAGAGCGACGCATTTCCCTCCCATAGCATCTCCTACTCTCCTTGTCCTTAGGAAATGTTTCATTCCCATCCTCTCCATCTCTTCCTTCGCTTCTTATCCTCTTCATAAACTCTCCTCTTTTTCTGCTTTTCACTCTTTCTTCTCACCTTCCCGCCCTTCTCTTCCATCTCTATCTCTCACTCAATCATCTCCCATGCTGGGTCATCCCCATCTCAGACTATCAGGTTGGTCTTTTTTGTTTTTATCTAAACCCATGTTTCTCCTTTTTTCTGACTTGGTTTTTGCTTTTGCAGCTTCATTTAACTCCGAGAGTAGCTATGGAGATAACAGAGAAATATTGGTGCAGCACTTGCTTTTAAAAGAAGATGACCAGAAGCTCTTGTTGGAGCTACAACAGAGAATTGCTGGaggttttctttttcccttttgttttttaaaattttatttgttgAATACTTAGAGTTTAGAGTGTATGTTATTTATCACATTTTGGGATGTGTTGATCACTTATTTGGGTAACTTAAACATGTAACATATACAAAAGTAAATATGTACTGGAAAAATTAAATTCTTTACAATTGATATTCTTTTATATAAATTCAGAATAATATATGATTTATCTCTATATTAACTAAGTATATTAGAATTGGTACTTTTATCACTTGCTTTTGCTTTATAGCACCTTTTAAGAGAATATATAACTAAGGGTCAGTCTCCTATTGACATTGAGATTGAAAAGTGAAAAGTACCTCTTTTGAAAGTAAGACAGTAAGACCGATGTTTACCATTGTTGTCAAAAAGttcttttgaaaaaataaaatgtcCATGTTGTAAAGTATAAAATATGTTGGACTTTAACTAAGATAAGAAAGTAATTTCAGCTAAAAGCTAAAAAATTTTGGATTTTGGCTCGGGTTAAAATCACAGGTTAAAACCATGTTTTGGTTTGGAAAGCTCCTTGTTTACCATTGCTTTTGGTTTGAAATCATGGTTTCATTTGAAAAGCATTTTTGAACCTCAATGATAGACGGGCCCTATATGCTTAAGGCAACAAGAAAATGGAGCATAGATTAAAATCAATGTTGATGTTCCTTGTATGATATTTAACTGTCGCAAGTAGTTTCATTTTTTGTTATTTGTTCGGTGAAGGGGAGGATTTAAGTGACCTTGCCGTTGAATACTCAATTTGTCCATCCAAACAAGAGGGGGGAATGCTTGGATGGGTGAGAAAGGGACAAATGGTATGTGAATTctctattattttaattttttttagataTTTAATCTTTGAAGAGTTAAAAATATATTAAGAATCTTCTATGTTGTCTCAACTCTTCATATTAGTTGAAGTACTCATGTCCAACACATATCCCACGGACATGGATATGTAGGTACGAAGCTCCAAATACATGgagaaatttagaaaatttaaacATATTCATAACGAGTATATACCAGTATTGGTTTTATACCCATCCCTCATGTCCAAGTAACAAAGAGAAGCTTATTTAAGAAAATGTTGTACCCACGCTCCCTCTCTATAAGCAAGCTCTTGATGCACGTAGCTTCCCctattttcaaatttatttaagGGTTCAAGTCTGTGCAGGAGGGAAACTTAGCTAGTTGGTATTAAATTTTTGGTAGCAACAGTTTAGATTTATGACATTGTTCTTGATATCACTTAAAAGGTAAACGATCTTCAAAATTTGGATTTGAAGATTTTACCAATCTTTTATCATCATCTATTTCATAATGAGTTCCATAAATTTTTACTGATTCAAAAAGCCATCTAATATTGGCTTTAAAATTTGGAAAAACTTTGACTTGATTATTCTGATAATGACTATTTGTGCATTTGTGGGTGAAGTGATTTATTAATTTGAGTTCTAAATTCAATGTGTTGTAAATTTTTACGCTGTATCTTTCTATTATGGTTCTTCTTGGGCTTTGTCAATTGCTTGCATTTGGCATAAGCTTCAAAGTTTCTTTAGACTGTGAAATGTTGTTCATGTGAGGGCATAGTTAACAGTCCCTATGCTGATAACACAGATTTTGCAGCAAATTTTTCTTATGCATGTTAAAGAATAACCTACAAACTATGAAGTGTTCTgtaaatatattttgattttgcACTCATGATACTTTGTGGGCTTTCTATGCCTATCATTACCCCtccttttttaatgattttcttttAAGTTTAATCAGTCTCCTTGTTGAAAATTTAACATTTGcaggatttgatttttttttttttatggaaatAATTGATCAGTtttataaaatatctttattCAGATTCCTTTATGTTAAATAGAGAAGAAGAGAAGGGTTGAAATTTAATTGCAAAGATCTTTTTCCCATGGTAAAATTTACCAGGTACCAGAATTCGAGGAGGCTGCTTTCTGTGCACCTTTAAACAAAGTTGTGAAATGTAAAACTAATTTTGGATGGCACTTGTTACAAGTTCTATCTGAGAGGTAATTCTTGGAACCCTCTGCCCAATTGAAACGTGTGCTTGATGAAGCAAAGCAGTTTGTAACTATGTTTGGCTTGCTTCAGGGAAGAGTCATTGCTTAAAGACATTCAACCGGAGGAGTTTCATGCAAAAATGCAAGACCCCAGTTTCATTGAAGAGGCTCAGTTGATAGATGTCCGGGAACCTGAAGAAGTGTATGCTTgcttaatttgaaaaaaagaaaaaaaaacaatcaaGCAGATTTTCCAAGTTAACATTTTTTAAAAGATGAATGTGGTACACAGCAAAGTTACTAGAATTACTTTCACCTCTAGGTATAAAAACTACAGCAAATACACATAGCAACTCTAAATGCTTAGTGTTGGTAATATGGTGGCAACGgattttaactcttaattgattaAGCATTGTTATGAAGCTTTTAAGCATTTGGTCATGAAAAAAGCTGCAAGAAAAGTGGGATAGCATGAGCAGTTTAAACATTATATTATTTGGAAGGGGTATGAAAAATATTCCTGGAAATTTCCTATTCATATTTGTACAAGAGACTcgaataatttttgaaatttctctAATGATCATGATTCTTTTATAGCATTAGAAACCTGAATTTTATTGTTTAGGCTAGCAACCTGAAATTTTACCTTTAGTAGCACTACAAGATCTTGTAATACAATATTTTACCTACAATTCAATTAGTGAATTATACACCAGAAGGCACTATAGAGCTGGAAAATTTTATACTAAGGTAcactttgttttttgtttttgaagAGGATGATGGCTACTTTATTTCATGTCTGTCTTTTTGACATGACAGGTCTCAAGCATCTTTGCCAGGATTCCAGGTTCTTCCTCTCCGGCAGTTTGGAAGTTGGGGACCAGAAATAACTAGTAAATTTGATCCAACGAAAGATACATACGTCTTagtgagtatttttttttttttttgtcaatttcaagattttatttttttctgcATTTAGCTAACAAAAACCAATGGCATCTGATTATTAATTGTGTGGaagaattaataaaacaaaacaaatttaaGTGTAACTCTGATCTTGTTGATCAAAGAAAAGTGACCTTGCTCCAATCACATAAAACGAATTTTCTCTTTCTTGATATGTGCCTTCTAGTTtatttctgttttcttataattaCTTTGAGATGGTTTCACAGGCAATTTATGGACTAGATTAGTGAACTGTATGATATACTTATTGGAGTTAGATCTTACCATAAAGGAATCCTTATTCTAATCAGTCTCTTAGATAGAGAATAATTATCTTTTAACTCTTACCATTGTAGTAGTTCATCTTGAATAGGTTTTACGCCTAAATAATTAAACTTTGGGCCACATCAATTTTCAACATGGTGAGCATATTTATGCTGATGaaaagaatttataaaattatttcttGAATTTACCTTTAAGCTGTTTTTAGTTGTTGGTAGGATGTCTATTATTGTTAGTGGAGTTATTTCTTGGCATTTCTATTATTGTCAATGGAGTTATTGCTTGGCAGTAAATGATGTTCTAAGATTTAATATTTGATGCATTGCCTGCGACCTTTTAGGTGTTATTATTCCTTTCCTGTTCGTGGAAGAATAGGCTTGAATCTCCCATAGTATTTTCTACTTTTCTTCGTTTCTTCGTTTCAATAGTCTTTTTTCCTTGCTAGGCTCTATCCTGCCTAGATTTTATAACTTCTACTTAGTTTCAATAGgcacttatttttctttttctttttgttgcggGGAGAGAGTGGTGAAGCTAATTTGTCTAGGTTCTATGCTGCCACAACCATGTGGTCATTTCATTATGCTTCTCAAAGCCAATTCCTAACAAAAGTCTAACTGTTCTTCCTGTGAAATTTCTAGCATCTTTGTTGAGGAGCTCATTATATTTTTGTATTAATGTCTGCATCAAAGTTGGATTGATTGTCAGAGATACTAAGTGATAACCTTTTGGACTCTGAGAAGCCAAGCATGGGTGGTTTTTGTAATGATGCAATGgaagtccttttttttttttttttggagcatCCTTGGTTTTGACATCTCTTAATGGGATGGGACTCTTAGGGTGTGCTTGGTTAGGTGGAAAAGTGAAGGGATGAAAGGAGGGGATGGAAAAgtggaaagaaaataaattttgagtgtGCTTGGCAAGGAAGAAAAGTGAGAGGAAAGAAAATAAGAGGTGATCATTTTCCTTCCTTATGTATAAAAACCAATCCTTCCAAATTGGAATGATGAGAGGAGAAAAAATGAGAGAGATGTGTATGCTAGTTCGAAATTATGCATTttctaaatgttttattttttatttttccttttaattttcaaCTCTACCAAGCTATGGATGAAAAgaaaattactttttctttcaatttttccatTTTTCCTATCAAGCACACCTACAGAAAGAGGaattatattttttatctttCTACCCCTTCAAGTTTCTATATTTCCAATTTTCTTTCTATTCTACCAAGCAAAGCCTTAGAAGATCCGGTTAgtcatatttttttttttgcattatgCTAAGCTAGGAGACTTTTCATTTTTGTTTATCAGATTATCAAAATTTCCCTTGAGAGATTAAAATTGATATCTATTACAATTCTTTATCTTCCGCTTGAACAATTTGTGGCCACTGAAGAAGCAATCTTCTAGCCATGAGCTTCTGTAAGTTTTTCCTCATGATCTGCTTTCAGTggaaaaattcatgcaatttctttaaaTTATTTGAAGTTTTGCTTAATAcattaataaaatgatttttttcctctgatttttaaattattttaagtttttactGCAGTTAATTATGAGTAGTTTCTGGCATTTAATATTCAATGATCTCTCCTGCATTTTATGCTTGTTTCTCTTCTGACCCTTTGATGTTCCGTATTAATTGTGTTAAAATGTAACAATTGCAGTGTCACCATGGCATGCGGTCGTTACAGGTTGCCAAGTGGTTACAGACTCAGGTTAAGATCGTCATCCTTACATTCTCTGTTTCTCTTGTTTAGCTTTCACAGTTGTTGCATGCGTTTCTTTGGAATTCATCAGGGGTCTCATTGTGAACATAGTTACTCATTTCTCTACCCTTTTATGTTTAGAAAAACCAATAATCTGCTTGTCACTTGTGCTGTAATTTATGATATATCGTTATGTGCTACATTGTGCTTCTCATCCGACGCAATGTAAGTTTGCAGCATAGCATTGAAGTTTAGATCTAATTAGATCTGTAAAACATTAGTTATTCTCTGCCACCTTGCGCATAGACTTCTCAAGTTGAGACCTTTGTTGTTTCTGTTTCCCTTTCCGTTTGACTGCAAGTGTCCTTCTTTCCATTTTCTGCCATTATTGTTTTGTTTCTGATACATGGACGATAAATTTCAATGGTTTCTTTCATTCTCCTTTGTTCCGTGTTGTTGAcgaatttatttacttttttggCACAGGGATTtaggaaaatatttaatatatcagGGGGAATACATGCGTATGCAACCAAGGTGGATCCATCAGTTCCTACTTACTGAGATCCTCACATATCCATTGCTCCTATTTTCATGTTTTCTTCACAACATGTGTGTGGTTTCAGGCTCCATATTTTTGGGTTTGCCCTCCATGGTATTATAGAGTTAACATTTCACAATAATTAGCAAGTCCAAAACTTGTTATTGCTTAATTATGGTGGTTGTACTGAGTATTTGGAATTAAGTGCATTTcgaaaaagttcattttaaattcaataaatatgtaaattttattaaaaccgGTTTTTTGCTGACCATTGCAAGTTATTATTTATTCTTTTGCTAATGAAAATTTCTCGACTATTACCTTTTCATCAATTTTAGAGTTAATCCAGATTGTCATTTTTGATAAATTGTAGAGCTTTATTGTTTAATTTCGCTATAACTTTATCCTGAACACCTTTCTTCTTAGCTTTCACCATCATCAACCTCCCTCACCCTTCACCTCATCTCTATTAGAACCTATCGAGTTTGGGTTATTTTATCATCTCTATTAGAGGCTTGGGGTGTGAAGTTAAGAATGTTGCAAATTGAATTAGTGTTATAAAAAGGAAATATATCCATTTGTAGGGTACAAGTTTGTATGGAAAGAGGTTGATTTATAGTTTTAATAGCACATGGTTTATTTTCTTCAATAATATTAGTTTCAATGTATTACCATATAAATGGGTAAAAGAAATCATGTCTAAGCGTAGTAAAATAAAAAACTTTCTCCTTCTAACTGTTTGAATGTGGTGATCTCTATTCTTAGTTGGACTATTTTGCTAATATGAAAGAACTTCTATAGAAATTTCCTGCAGTTCGTTCCATGTTGTGATCAATCTTGCAACTTACAAGTCTAACCAAGTAAACATGTTATCGATTAAGGAGAAGGGGAACAGCCGAAAGCGAATAGCGTCATTAGTGACCCGGTTATATTTAAAAGTATCACAAAGTTGAAAGAATCGTTTTAGATGCTGGTTTGGGTTCTCCGTCATTGTGCCTTTGAACTGTAGATTATTTTGAATCATCTGGATCATGGCCAATTTCATTTCAAAACTATTCGTCATAATGATTGACCTTGTAATGTTGCCTTGGACCATACCAAGATTTGGTAGCGGATAATCCTTTAATGTTTGTTCTTCTCGTGCCATAGGTGGTTTATTCGTAATTGAGGTGGTGGTGGTAGTAGATCTTGTATGTTAGCATTATTAATCTTGTCGAACAACGGGTTCTCGCGTGGTGGATTGCCTACAGCAGGTGGTTGGTTCTGCATCTGCTGTTGATGTTATTGTTGTTGTTGACGATTTCTTTAGATTATTCTCTCTAGATCAATGGCTGGCTCTATAGGCGTTCCCCTACTTCGAGTTATACACTGGAAAAAAAAGTtagaacaaaataaaataaaaaaatcataccTATAATTTATGAAGTtcctaattattttataaaaacgaaaaattaaaatcaatttagTAGCACTGCCTTCCCGATAATGGTGTCAACAACTTGATTGCCTCTGGATGTACTAACGTCCAAAGTGTGAATACTGCAACTAAAGATGTGGAATTGAGGCAGTGTCCACAACCACAAGTATAtgagtcaggttgtaatataatttttaaaacgaTAAGTAACTACTCTGAGGATTGTACCCAAGGAAGGCAaagactaaattaattttaacctAAATGCAAAcaaatctaattagtactttaaataaattatattacgacttaacataaatagaaaaatttgggttttataaaaaaagaaataaaaattgcaTAAAAGGGTGAACTTCAAAAAACTAATATCTAAACTCAGTCAAATCTAgacatgggtgattagctcgcttcgaTGGTCATAACTAACTCCTGTTTCGGGTTTCATTTAATCAACTAGCCGTTACCCTAGCAAGAtctctcgatcttccactaaactaatgACTTAAGGCTAAGGTGTTCACGAATAGACCATactaattttgggttaattcccacctaaataACTTTCTAGGGTCGTCAAGCCTatggtttaagttcttcctctcttaAGTAGTCGATCCTTTAAGAGAACCCTACATAGCAATTAGTTAATCACACCTTCACTTACTAATCCTCCATAAGAGGATTAGTTTCTCATGGAATCCATAAACATAATAAACTTGATAAATAAGTAAAGCATTAAGAGCAAATCAATAATAAAGTTTAAAAGGATCCTGGTTGTATTTGATTGATGAAAGCGCATAAATTCACAAGCGTTTGATTGCGTTTACAAATCAAGTTCTCCGAAAAACACAAATGAGAGACCTGAAAAGAAATCTAAAgcctaaaagaaaagaaaattgaatctaAATTACAGGGAAAATTTGAAAATCTAAAAGCTATCCTTTAACAAGTGTCTAAAGACcctatttatagagttagggttggctattgtccttaaccctaggttgacTGACATTTTCATGTTAATTTTTATTGTGCGGACTAAAACGCCCTCAGCTCGTAAATCTTTCCCGTATAAGGCTGGTGTCGCAACACCCTATACCTGTATCGCGACACTGAAGATAGTATTCAAATTCTTGTATTTTGCTCCCTATGTCGCGACATTGAACTTCTCGTGTTGCAATATAACGACCATCCTTGAGTTTCTATGTCTTTGACTGGTGTTTTGCACACTTACTAAGTACGTTAGCTCACTTTTAGGCCTCATTCGGACCCTAAGGTCTTAAAAAGACTCAATTTacactttcttttttttaaattcaaactAAAATAAGGAAactaactaaaatataataaaattgctCGTATTTAAGCTCCTTAAgtatgaaaactagtttaatctgttaCATCAAATTACGACAAATCAAACCCCCATACACTTAAGTCATTGTTTGTTCTCAAGCAaggcaaaataaaaacaaaaagtaaaagacGATCCCTGAGCAAGTATGGTGCAAAGATCGGTTTCGGAGTACATAACTAggcattttcatatttacacGTAGTCCTGGAATGATATATAGACAACTTACCACTTAGAATATCAAACACCTAAGTTTAATATATTACAAAGTATATAAACATTAAGGTCCTTAAATATATGGATCCATTAATAAATCATACAGGTAATTTGATTATCCTACCAGAATACAAACAATTATTATTGAAATTACTTAATACAATGTCAATTCATGAATAAGTTTACCTAAGTCATATAGGGCTTTTCGGCTTGTAATGTTATGAGGCTTAGGATAGGTGTGGAATTCAAGAATAGGAGGCATCAAATCGTTACAAGCACGAAAGTAGTTTGACACATCGTATTGTTCCCTATTCTCTCCCTTTAATAACCGTTGCCTGCTAACCGCATTATTTCTCGTTCTCTCACCTTCCTTATTTCTCCACATAAGAAGCTAGAACATAATAAAGCAACTACGACTAGTTAACGAGTTTTTGTGCACTAATGACTAAGTTTTTCTACTTCTATGACTTTGTCACATTTGAACTTTTTCAATAGATCTCATTCACAATGTTTTTTTTTCACGTACTTTTTTTACTCGTATTGATTTTCTTTctgaatttttcttttgttttgcacATGTTGGCTAACCTATAGTCACTATATCACACTTCTTCTTCCTATTTCACTTTGTTTTTACAAAATTCATCGTGATGTctctacttaaccctcaatacgtATGACCAGATGTCTAAATTCGTGCAATTTAAGACCAAAGAGAAAAGGGTAAgtacaaattattatttttggtttgGGTTTTGTATGAAGGTTCATCAAGAAGTATTTTTTGACTCAAAATTAGGTATTAAAGATTGATAAGTAGTGTTAGCTTTTTGGCTCTGGGTATataccaaacaatgccttaggtcatccctgggtatctcaatattcacaaatttaatcaatcaAGCAATCACAATTTCAACTATTTATCATACATACTAGTATGCTCGTTTCCCTGTATTTTCTATATCATTTGGTATATTCAATTATTCAATGCCTATTTACAATGTAATATATAGAATTTAGTAGTctaatatttgaaaatttaaaatcattcactatcatgccaaatttataATAAATGTAATCAATCTATATACATGcttctaaccaatcacttgtatttctacaagctcaagcacatatttgacaataaaaactaaaaaacgAACATAAAAATCAAAAACAAATTTCCTATGTTACCCTTACACTTTAGATagcacattgtcctcaatgtgtagCCCTGAATAGATAAAGGAAGAAGTTACCCGATTGATCGTGACATTGCAATGGTCTAATGGTGGGTGTTTCCTTCCTTGTTTGCTATAAGCTCAAATTGTgcttgtaacagtccggtttaacCATAGTTGAAGCAGGGGTTTCAGGACCACatattcgagtcagaaaaatagttaaatattattttccgtgcttatgatgtgtgaattagtatatgtgaaagttttgtctaaaaatttgattgtttgtgtgctcaatttgaaaaaaaaaaga belongs to Gossypium arboreum isolate Shixiya-1 chromosome 7, ASM2569848v2, whole genome shotgun sequence and includes:
- the LOC108459532 gene encoding rhodanese-like/PpiC domain-containing protein 12, chloroplastic is translated as MLRATHFPPIASPTLLVLRKCFIPILSISSFASYPLHKLSSFSAFHSFFSPSRPSLPSLSLTQSSPMLGHPHLRLSASFNSESSYGDNREILVQHLLLKEDDQKLLLELQQRIAGGEDLSDLAVEYSICPSKQEGGMLGWVRKGQMVPEFEEAAFCAPLNKVVKCKTNFGWHLLQVLSEREESLLKDIQPEEFHAKMQDPSFIEEAQLIDVREPEEVSQASLPGFQVLPLRQFGSWGPEITSKFDPTKDTYVLCHHGMRSLQVAKWLQTQGFRKIFNISGGIHAYATKVDPSVPTY